ttacaattttttaacGTTGAAGTTAAAAACTTAAGTTAaaactttttcaaaaatgaaaataatgtcatttattactcaccctcatgccgttccacacccgttcagagcgccaaagtcacgtgatttcagcggTTTGATCATGattgacacgctgattcataacgtccgaagcttcctgaagcattgttttgaaatcggccatcacttaataagtcgttattttgtttttttggcgcaccaaaaatattctcgtcgctttataatattaatattgaaccactgaaccaaatatcttaatttgtgttctgaagattaacgaaggtcggtgtggaatggcatgggggtgagtaataaatgacattattttcatttttgggtgaactaacgttaaccctttaagttatttttaattattattttgcattttagactAATTTTAGGCACAAAGTAAGTTGCAagtgtattatttaatttattattttgtttatttatatctGAGCGTACCTTCACCACGTGATAAGATGTGTGAAAATTGCTGCGTTGTGACTGCGGAACTTTTGTGGACGTTTAAATTTGTGCAAAACAATCTCGCACCCTGTTGAGGCCCTGttataaaacacatacaaacagCATGAATAGTTAGTATGATACTACCTTGAGGCCGATAAcgatgtttattttgatatttgacgATAATGGCGCTCTGCTCTGGTCAAGGTTACGTTCTTCATGAACAGCGGCGCGCGCGCGACCAAGTGTAGCTGCACAGCTCCCTCTGTTGGTGAAAATAATCACTACACGACTGCTCCGATAACCAACAGGCAGCTGTATGTTGGTCGTGTTTTCTTTGCAATATATTTGCGGGTTGTTTTAAACGAGCTGTAAAACGGGGACATTTCCGGGGACAGCTCCAGTCGGGGACAGAACATCAAAAACCGGGACTGGTCACCAGTAATCAGAACTTTTTTATCTTTTCAAGTGTGCTTTTGGAAAGGAACTTTACTATCTCTAACTGGgcttattattttgaattttatacTCAAATGTAATCAATGAAAGTGTAATTGTTCAGTTGATTATCTCcaactattaaaaaaactgATTACCTCTAATGTGGTATAgaaagatgtgtgtgtgtgtgtgtgtgtgtgtgtgtgtgtgtgtgtgtgtgtgtgtgtgtgaaattaCTGTTGTGATGAGCAGTTTTGCGAACTTGTAAAATTGTGTACAAAATCCAGACCCTGTTATATAGCACATACAAACAGCCTTACTTTAACATTACTAGCTAGTATGTAAGTACCttcaaaatgataactgtgtgTGTCTCTTTTTGGCAAGTGATGACTGCTCTCCATAGATATGCACGTAGTGCGGCCAAGAAATCAATTTAGCTTGCAGCCCCCTCTGTTGGTGAAAATAATCACTACACGATTGCTGGTAACCAGCAGACTCTGATGGCTGGGCTTTTCCCTGTGTGTAAAACACGGTCATTTCCGGGGACAGGACACCATAACCCGTAATTGTCCCCAGAAAGCGGGAATGTCTGGTCACCCTAATATAAAACCAAGAaagtgtacatttaaaaaaaaaaaaaaaaaaaatttaaaatattttaagatttttctttttctttatcaTTGTCTCAAAATGTCTGCTGGTTTGTGTAGGTACCTACCAGAACGTGCAAGATCTCGTAGCCCCATCAGTCGTTCTCTGAGTCCGCGCTCTCACAGTCCGAGCTTCACTTCATGCAGTTCTGCTCACAGTCCACTGGGGCCTTCCTGTCGGCCTGACTGGAGCAACGGCATGGGGCCCCGCCGGGCCTCTTGGGACTGGACGTCCCATTCCCGTGGTGATGAGGACCCCAATGAGAGAGACGATTGGAGGAATGATGAAGAGGAGAGAGCCAACGGATGGCTGTCCGAGCGCAGGAAATTGTACTTTAAAACCGGGGACCGGATCAGCCCTCGTATGGGGCCCGGGGACGAGCGGGGCAGGGACTGGTACCCTCGCGGAAGTCCTCAGggttcctccttctcctcctacCACTCTATAGATGACTTTTACAAGAAAGACTCACTTTACAAGACTGATAAACTGAGCAGGCCGCAACATCCGAGACATGAAGGGAAAACTAAGAGAAGGGAAGGTGGCGACTATCACAGGCCACGACACTCAGAGTCAGACGTGGCGGACGATACAAGCTCCAACCGGATAGCTGAAGACAGAGGACGCAGCAAGAGGTCGAGCCGGAAACAAGATAAGGACGAGAAAGAGTCCGAAAATCAGGCATGTCCTACACATTTCACATCTTCATTAGGGTTTATTTCACGACCAACTGTAATATAATTCAGctgtttataatgtttcaaCTGAATGACATATTTTTAGAGTTAagaatattaaatgttaaatatttaaaataatcattatatcatatattttataatatatgtgaccctggaccacaaaaccagtcataagtcgcatttgtagcaatagccaacaatacattataTGGGTCAAAAtaatcgatttttcttttatgccagaaattattaggatattaagtaaagatcatgttccatgaagatattttgtaaatttcctaccataagtatatcaaaaatgtatttttgtgagtggatatgcattactaaggacttcatttggacaactttaaaggcgattttctcaatattttaatttatctcggccaaatattgtcctatcataacaaaccatacaagcttatttattcagctttcagatgatatataaatctcaattaaaaaaaagaaaagaaaaaaaagacccttatgactggttttgtggtccaggcagGTCACAtatcttatttaaaatatataaacttttaaaaatattttatatatttaaatatataaataataatgtatattatattatattttattatattatattattaattatccAAATGTGTCTGTATTGACAATATTTTAATAGCACTGCTTCTTATGTTTTACAGAAGGAAGAATATAGAGCCAAAGAAAGATCAGCGTCTCCTCACAACAGCAAACCTGTAGAGTCCTTAAAGTGTGACAGAGAAGGTGACAGCGAGGTAaacacattcattcattcatctgtTGGGTCATCAATTGGTAGCTTTGTCCCGCCTCCTGCAAGACATAGGCAGTGTCCCATATTTCAATTCTTCCCTGAAATTACAATAccacaataaataaatttaaattttggcATTTAAAAATCCATTTGCGTAGCCATCATGTTCTAactatgtaaaaataaaacaaaataaccaaccggttttcttttgtaacattataaatgtctttactgtctctTATGATCAacttaatgcatctttgctgaatgaaagtattaatgTCTTGCCAAGGGATTGGGAAGTGGAGAtgatggagaggaggagagcTGGTATCCTAAATGCATGGAGGAACTGGTGACCGTAGATGAAGTCGGAGGAGAGGATGACTCTATAATTGAACCTGATCTACCTGACCTTCAAGAGGAGGACCGGAGAGTTGAGCCCGGTCAGTCAACGACAGAGAGCCCTAAACCAAATGCAAAGACCCCAACAGAAGGCGAGGACACCGTGGTGGACCCTCCTACCCTTCCACCACTGGATTTGGTCCCAGAGGAAAGCTCTGGAGGTGCTCAGTCCTGCCCCGGAGAGACGCCCCTAAAGTCATCTGCCCCAGAGCATCCCGTATCTCAACTCAACCAGTTCCCGTCCCAGGAGTTCAAGAGCGCTTTGGAGGAGTCCTGCACCGCCACTAATATGGATACACAGACCAACACAGCCACACCAGCTGGGCCTCCAAACCACAGCAGCACATGTGAGAGCGGGAAAGTGATAGACACGAGTAATGACGAGAGAAAAGCGGCAGAAATGGACAAGAAGGAACCATGTCTCAAACAGGACAGTCAAAAGAAAGGTGCCCACAACCGACGAGTTTGTcagtaaatacatatataaaccCAGTATTGGGGAAGGTTACTTCCTGATACTAATAACATGTAGTTCTTAGTAGATTCTCATAACTATGGTAGCCTTCCTGTAGCTCGAACAATAGATCTGAAGAACTGATCAAATGTGTACCTTGAATGCAATAAAAGTCagtttggataaaagcatctgccaaatgcagaGATGTAAATGTCATAGAAGTCTAAAAACCTGTCAATCTAAGTTCAGAATCTAAGTTTAATACTTGCTAAAaaattttttagcatttttggaCCTTTAGTGGCAGTTTAATTTGATTTACAGCCATAAAATAACATGTTCTTAGTCTCTTGCATGCTCGCGTCTATGATACACAACAAACCTTAAAGCATTTTTATTTCACCTGTTTTTCTATTCTAGATATTCCTGACTCATTACCGGCCCCTTCACCTCAGACGACAGACACCTCTGCCGTGTCTCCCTCTCAGGATCAGGAGAAAGCCATCGGCGAACACAGCATACCGTTAGGTACGTCCACCAGAGGCAAAAGTGTCCGCAAATGCCGTTTAGTCCAGAAGAATGTAATAGTAATAGCGACGCTAATGAACAGCTCTGGCTGTGATGTGGGCTTTCAGTGGGTAACTGAAGCCTTTAAGGCTAGCTGATGTCAGTGGAGCATTTGTCATCCTGTTGAGTGAGGTGTGAATTGCACCCTCGAGGCCTGAGCTTGTGTACTCATTACCACACAGCTAACACACTTGATTCCCTCACAGTAGAGCTGACTTTACACCCCTGCACACACTCAGACACAGAGACGTATAAGAATGTGGCTCAGAAAATGTGGCGGTTTCATATCGTTCTGATTTATGGCTGGTTTTGTTGTTTTGGCAGGTGTGGAGTTCATTGTGCCAAGGACAGGATTTTATTGCAACCTGTGTGGCTTGTTTTACACCAGCGAACAAACAGCCAAGACGTCACACTGTCGGAGTACAATTCACTACAGGAACCTACAGGTCATAAACACTAACATGCAGTCTTCCTTTCTCTTTCTTAACCTTTTGTATTCGACTTGCTAAGGCTAAAAGCTAGCTTTTTATGTATCCTAATTTAGTCATCTTAGTTATGTAATGTTATATGCAATTTTACTACTTTGTCACCATGACAATATAACACCATAAATGACtggaaaacaatgatttaaacaTCTTTAAGCCTTGtgctgtgttgaaaatgttgccttggcaataaactgaaataagattaaagggttagttcacccaaaaaatgaaaattctgtcattaatgactcatcctcatgtcgttccacacccgtaagacctttgttcatcttcagaacacaaattaagatattttttataaaatccgatggctcagtgaggcttccattgacagcaagactaAGCTTGTCAGCAACACGTTCAATGCCAAGAAAGctattaaagacatattttaaaaagttcatgtgactacagtggttcaaccttaatgttatgaagtgatgaaaatactttttgtgtgccaaaaaacaaaataacgtctttattcaacaatatctagtgatgggcgatttcaaaacgctgcttttcatgaagctttgaagctttatgaatcttttgtttcgaatcagtggttcggagcgcatatcaaactgccaaagtcacgtaatttcagtaaacgagactttgttacgtcataagtgcttcgaaatttcaatggttcaccactgggggcgtgactttttcagtttgatacacgctccgaaccactgactccaaacaaaagattcgtaaagctttgaagcttcatgaagcagtgttttgaaattgcccttcactagatattgttgaataaagtggttattttgtttttttggtgcacaaaaagtattctagtcgcttttaggttgaaccactgtagtcacatgaacttttaaatacgtctttagtacctttctgggtattgaaagtgttaatgtcattgctggcaacggaggcctcactgagccatcgaattttatGAACAATatcttaacccttaaatgcatgactgtttcgccaatcattcttacatattcgggtctttatcgacccggatctatatctaacactgatggatctctacctgtcgcgataatataaaactcctctgattttagagtaacaattacagaagaataaaataaattgtattttgttaccttttggagcttgaaagggctcagtttgagcagatgttttatgccttcatcactgtcctcgtcagagctcatttcccagtaaattcagtaaataatgggctagttttatgtttgaggtcatgaatatgagcccat
This genomic stretch from Megalobrama amblycephala isolate DHTTF-2021 linkage group LG2, ASM1881202v1, whole genome shotgun sequence harbors:
- the rbm20 gene encoding RNA-binding protein 20 isoform X2 → MSQPLFNHLRGSSMAQAHSGAFPPPPIAFPPPNTALGQLVGGGFTQHPTGIRPTAYSGVSNQKASQHNDFGKKAGTYSTDTDRRLQFGYLGGTSVVASKPCDGGQYGGVTTQPRNNVHSNFQRDFYSSETPVQQTGFMGGSNDQNLGSVSSSANKEQWKGPNNLGKLDMGTGTGSGGWVPPGPGFVGQRAELYNPEEPTADPKFNSTCGPGTGPPIGQQGGFQQQPQVSQGEEGVTLSLQPHQFNDYHGTTPSHLPHQCTICEKKVYNLKDWDQHVKGKLHLQNCSLYTESPTLEAVHFPVSSEGCLNMALSNTMAYTSAASQDVSTGSASYLPATAMKSFPLSGPGFTSGAKFLQRKACPGRVVHICNLPEGSCTENDVINLGLPFGKVTNYILMRSTHQAFLEMAYVEAAQAMVQYYQLQPATINGQKLLIRMSKRYKELQLKKPGKDVDSIIQDINSQRERDEMQETDRYLPERARSRSPISRSLSPRSHSPSFTSCSSAHSPLGPSCRPDWSNGMGPRRASWDWTSHSRGDEDPNERDDWRNDEEERANGWLSERRKLYFKTGDRISPRMGPGDERGRDWYPRGSPQGSSFSSYHSIDDFYKKDSLYKTDKLSRPQHPRHEGKTKRREGGDYHRPRHSESDVADDTSSNRIAEDRGRSKRSSRKQDKDEKESENQKEEYRAKERSASPHNSKPVESLKCDREGDSEGLGSGDDGEEESWYPKCMEELVTVDEVGGEDDSIIEPDLPDLQEEDRRVEPGQSTTESPKPNAKTPTEGEDTVVDPPTLPPLDLVPEESSGGAQSCPGETPLKSSAPEHPVSQLNQFPSQEFKSALEESCTATNMDTQTNTATPAGPPNHSSTCESGKVIDTSNDERKAAEMDKKEPCLKQDSQKKDIPDSLPAPSPQTTDTSAVSPSQDQEKAIGEHSIPLGVEFIVPRTGFYCNLCGLFYTSEQTAKTSHCRSTIHYRNLQKYLSQLAEESLLNFHTESPNTD